The following proteins come from a genomic window of Mycolicibacterium rufum:
- a CDS encoding MMPL family transporter — protein MFAWWGRTVYQYRYIVIGVMVALCLGGGVYGISLGQHVTQSGFYDEGSQSVHASVISDEVYGRDRTSHVVAILTPPDGKKVTDPAWQKKVVGELNDVVDSHKDQVVSWVGWLRAPDTTAATVQQMKTEDGSKTFISIPLKGDDDDTILKNYQTIEPDLEQVNDGNIQLAGLNPLASELTGTIGEDQRRAEVAAIPLVCVVLFFVFGGVVAAALPGIIGGLTIAGALGIMRLTAEFMPVHFFAQPVVTLMGLGIAVDYGLFMVSRFREEIAEGYDTETAVRRAVMTSGRTIMFSAVILVASSVPLLLFPQGFLKSITYAIIASVMLAAILSVTVLPAALGILGHNVDALGVRTLLRVPFFRNWKPMRVYLEWLAAKTQKTKTRAEVEKGFWGRLVNVVMKRPIAFAAPILIVMILLVIPLGQLALGGISEKYLPPDNKVRIAQEDFDKTFPGFRTEPLTIVVERQDGQPVTDQQLADVRAKAMTISGFTDPDNDPSKMWQERSVQEGGSKDPSVRTIQNGLVSRNDAPQKIEELRSITPPRGLDISVGGTPALEQDSIHSLFDRLPLMVVVLILTTTVLMFLAFGSIVLPIKAALMSALTLGSTMGILTWMFVEGHGSGLMNYTPQPLMAPMIGLIIAVIWGLSTDYEVFLVSRMVEARARGMSTAEAIRIGTATTGRLITGAALVLAVVAGAFVFSDLVMMKYLAFGLLIALLLDATIIRMFLVPAIMKLLGDDCWWAPRWMKRIQEKLGLGETELPDERVRPLVRETAPAEALVGAGGPPVAAPPRALPPHDPGHPAPDRGAAPGVTTRIATGAHAGGPSAAGTTRLPGAPARPPAPEPEPQTTRLSVAKNSALNTVRNAVSSAADAVTQRGQRPSAPSPSAPKRDEREIESWLGDLRGSGAGTPAPAPARPSAEPTRALADPRPDQGGNEPTTAFSAQRPDASQDDDSAEATRAIPTARQSDADTATEKLNTRPEDDAPRRGGNGLSAQELLRREGRL, from the coding sequence GTGTTCGCCTGGTGGGGTCGAACGGTGTACCAGTACCGATACATCGTGATCGGTGTCATGGTCGCACTGTGCCTGGGCGGCGGCGTCTACGGCATCAGCCTGGGACAGCACGTCACCCAGAGTGGTTTCTATGACGAGGGCAGTCAGTCCGTCCACGCGTCGGTGATCTCCGACGAGGTGTACGGCCGCGACCGCACCAGCCACGTGGTGGCGATCCTCACGCCGCCCGACGGCAAGAAGGTGACCGACCCGGCCTGGCAGAAGAAGGTCGTCGGCGAACTCAACGACGTCGTCGACAGTCACAAGGACCAGGTCGTCAGCTGGGTCGGATGGCTGCGCGCGCCGGACACCACCGCCGCGACGGTCCAGCAGATGAAGACCGAGGACGGCTCGAAGACGTTCATCAGCATCCCGCTCAAGGGCGACGATGACGACACGATCCTGAAGAACTACCAGACCATCGAACCCGACCTGGAGCAGGTCAACGACGGCAACATCCAGCTGGCCGGGCTCAATCCGCTGGCCAGCGAGCTGACCGGCACCATCGGCGAGGACCAGCGCCGCGCCGAGGTCGCGGCCATCCCGCTGGTCTGCGTCGTGCTGTTCTTCGTGTTCGGCGGCGTGGTCGCCGCCGCGCTGCCGGGCATCATCGGCGGCCTGACGATCGCCGGTGCCCTGGGCATCATGCGGTTGACGGCCGAGTTCATGCCGGTGCACTTCTTCGCCCAGCCGGTGGTGACGCTGATGGGGCTGGGCATCGCGGTCGACTACGGCCTGTTCATGGTGAGCCGCTTCCGAGAAGAGATCGCCGAGGGCTACGACACCGAGACCGCGGTCAGACGGGCGGTGATGACGTCCGGCCGGACGATCATGTTCTCCGCCGTCATCCTCGTCGCGTCGTCGGTGCCGCTGCTGCTGTTCCCGCAAGGCTTCCTGAAGTCGATCACCTACGCGATCATCGCGTCGGTCATGCTCGCGGCGATCCTCTCGGTCACCGTGCTGCCCGCCGCCCTGGGCATCCTCGGACACAACGTCGACGCGCTCGGTGTGCGCACCCTGCTGCGGGTGCCGTTCTTCCGTAACTGGAAGCCGATGCGCGTCTACCTCGAGTGGCTGGCGGCCAAGACGCAGAAGACCAAGACCCGCGCCGAGGTCGAGAAGGGCTTCTGGGGCCGGCTGGTCAACGTCGTGATGAAACGGCCCATCGCGTTCGCCGCGCCGATCCTGATCGTGATGATCCTGCTGGTGATCCCGCTCGGCCAGCTGGCCCTCGGCGGCATCAGCGAGAAGTACCTGCCACCGGACAACAAGGTGCGCATCGCCCAGGAGGACTTCGACAAGACCTTCCCCGGGTTCCGCACCGAACCCCTGACGATCGTCGTCGAACGGCAGGACGGGCAGCCCGTCACCGATCAGCAACTCGCCGACGTGCGCGCCAAGGCGATGACGATCAGCGGGTTCACCGATCCGGACAACGACCCGAGCAAGATGTGGCAGGAGCGTTCCGTGCAGGAGGGCGGGTCGAAGGACCCGTCGGTCCGGACGATCCAGAACGGTCTGGTGAGCCGCAACGACGCGCCGCAGAAGATCGAGGAGCTGCGGTCCATCACACCGCCACGCGGCCTGGACATCTCGGTCGGCGGCACCCCGGCACTCGAGCAGGACAGCATCCACAGCCTGTTCGACAGGCTGCCGCTGATGGTCGTGGTGCTGATCCTGACCACCACGGTGCTGATGTTCCTGGCCTTCGGGTCGATCGTGCTGCCGATCAAGGCCGCGCTGATGAGTGCGCTGACACTCGGGTCGACGATGGGCATCCTGACGTGGATGTTCGTCGAGGGCCACGGGTCGGGGCTGATGAACTACACGCCACAGCCGCTGATGGCGCCGATGATCGGCCTGATCATCGCGGTGATCTGGGGTCTGTCCACCGACTACGAGGTGTTCCTGGTGTCCCGCATGGTCGAGGCGCGGGCGAGGGGCATGTCGACCGCGGAGGCCATCCGGATCGGCACCGCCACCACCGGCCGCCTCATCACCGGCGCCGCGCTGGTGCTGGCCGTCGTCGCGGGCGCCTTCGTGTTCTCCGACCTGGTGATGATGAAGTACCTGGCGTTCGGTCTGCTGATCGCGCTGCTGCTGGACGCGACGATCATCCGGATGTTCCTGGTGCCGGCGATCATGAAGCTGCTCGGCGACGACTGCTGGTGGGCGCCGCGCTGGATGAAGCGCATCCAGGAGAAGCTGGGCCTGGGCGAGACCGAACTGCCCGACGAGCGCGTGCGGCCGCTGGTGCGTGAGACCGCACCCGCCGAGGCGCTGGTCGGCGCCGGCGGTCCCCCGGTGGCCGCCCCGCCGCGGGCGCTGCCGCCGCACGATCCCGGCCATCCCGCCCCCGACCGTGGCGCCGCACCCGGCGTCACCACCCGCATCGCGACCGGTGCGCACGCCGGCGGACCGTCCGCCGCGGGCACCACCCGGCTGCCGGGCGCCCCGGCACGGCCGCCGGCCCCGGAGCCCGAACCGCAGACCACCCGGCTGTCGGTCGCCAAGAACAGTGCGCTCAACACCGTTCGCAACGCCGTGAGCAGCGCCGCCGACGCGGTGACGCAGCGCGGTCAGCGGCCGTCGGCACCGTCGCCGTCGGCGCCCAAGCGCGACGAACGCGAGATCGAGTCCTGGCTCGGGGACCTGCGCGGCAGCGGTGCCGGCACCCCGGCACCGGCACCGGCGCGGCCGTCGGCGGAGCCGACGCGGGCTCTGGCCGATCCCCGGCCCGATCAGGGCGGCAACGAGCCGACCACCGCGTTCTCCGCGCAGCGGCCCGACGCGTCGCAGGACGACGACTCCGCCGAGGCGACCCGCGCGATCCCGACCGCGCGGCAGTCCGACGCGGACACGGCGACCGAGAAGCTCAACACCCGGCCCGAGGACGACGCGCCCCGGCGCGGCGGCAACGGGCTGAGCGCGCAGGAACTGCTGCGCCGCGAAGGCCGGCTGTAG
- a CDS encoding AI-2E family transporter: MSAGPFSDPAADASVSPLVRRGAAWAWRLLVIFGAVFALLWVVLQVEVIVVPVALATLAAALLMPAVDFLDRRGAPRGGAVALILLGGLALVGGLLTFVISQFIEGTPALVEQVTRSIDGVRRWLVDGPLGLSREQIDNAGNSAIEALRNNQEKVTSGALSTAGTITEIVTGALLVLFTLIFLLHGGRNIFEFVTRIFPTGTRQRVRDAGRAGFHSLIGYVRATFLVALVDALGIGVGLAIMGVPLALPLASLVFLGAFIPLVGAVVTGFLAVIVALLTKGLIYALITLGLILAVQQLEGHVLQPLVMGRAVSIHPLAVVLAIAGGGVLAGIVGALLAVPVLAFLNSAIRVLIAEDPAAVQAAQEADDGPVLDAEPDDIAK, from the coding sequence ATGTCTGCCGGACCGTTCTCCGACCCCGCCGCCGACGCGTCGGTGAGCCCGCTGGTGCGCCGGGGTGCGGCGTGGGCCTGGCGGCTGCTGGTGATCTTCGGCGCGGTGTTCGCGCTGCTCTGGGTGGTGCTGCAGGTCGAGGTCATCGTCGTGCCGGTCGCGCTGGCCACGCTGGCCGCGGCGCTGCTGATGCCGGCCGTCGACTTCCTGGACCGCCGGGGTGCGCCGCGCGGCGGTGCGGTCGCGCTGATCCTGCTCGGCGGGCTGGCCCTGGTCGGCGGCCTGCTGACGTTCGTCATCAGCCAGTTCATCGAGGGCACGCCCGCACTGGTCGAGCAGGTCACCCGCAGCATCGACGGGGTGCGCCGCTGGCTGGTCGACGGCCCCTTGGGGCTGAGCCGCGAACAGATCGACAACGCGGGCAACTCGGCGATCGAGGCGCTGCGTAACAACCAGGAGAAGGTGACCAGCGGCGCGCTGTCCACCGCAGGCACCATCACCGAGATCGTCACCGGCGCACTGCTGGTGCTGTTCACGCTGATCTTCCTGCTGCACGGCGGGCGCAACATCTTCGAGTTCGTCACCCGGATCTTCCCGACCGGCACCCGCCAGCGGGTCCGCGACGCCGGTCGCGCCGGGTTCCACTCGCTGATCGGTTACGTGCGGGCGACCTTCCTGGTCGCGCTCGTCGACGCGCTCGGCATCGGCGTCGGGCTGGCGATCATGGGGGTGCCGCTCGCGCTGCCGCTGGCCTCGCTGGTGTTCCTGGGCGCGTTCATCCCGCTGGTCGGCGCCGTGGTCACCGGGTTCCTCGCGGTCATCGTCGCGCTGCTGACCAAAGGCCTGATCTATGCGCTCATCACGCTCGGGCTGATCCTCGCCGTCCAGCAGTTGGAGGGCCACGTGCTGCAGCCGCTGGTGATGGGCCGCGCCGTGTCGATCCACCCGCTGGCCGTCGTGCTCGCGATCGCGGGCGGCGGCGTGCTGGCAGGCATCGTCGGCGCGCTGCTCGCCGTGCCGGTACTGGCGTTCCTCAACAGCGCGATCCGCGTGCTCATCGCCGAGGACCCGGCCGCCGTGCAGGCCGCGCAGGAAGCCGACGACGGGCCGGTGCTCGACGCCGAGCCCGACGACATCGCGAAGTGA